From Halalkalicoccus subterraneus:
TGGCGGAGTCGGGTTTGTTCTTCTCGGAATTACTGGTGCATTTCAGAACCCATTTGGGCCAAATATACAAAATAGACCAGTCAACTTGATTGCGATTGGGGGCAGTCTCCTTCTCGTTGTCTCTGGAGTCGCAACAGTCGTACAATCTCGCCGCCCTGATTAGTGCACAACCTGAATCAAACGGTTCAGTTCTTTATCAATTGCTGAAGTCAGTCTGACCGACTCGCGCTCTGTATTCAGCACGGATCTATCAACACCTCTCTCATTTGATGGAACAGTCACGTTAGATTCGCACGTTCTACGTATCAGTGGCGTCACCGAAGTTTGACGTGAAATCAAGTCAGTCAGATCATTCTATGCTATCTTTCCTTGTGCAACAATCGCCTTTGTGAGGAAGAGAAATGTTGCACAAGGAAAGACGGACGGAGAAATATTAGATATAGAGACATATTTGGTATGCCCACGTTCTTAGACAGGCCAGGTATGCCTACGTCTTGATGGGGTCGGATGATCCCCAAATACTAGAAATAGGACCATTATAGTGTATCCATGCATATAATAGTCAAAACCGCATGACGAGAGTTAATCGACCACTATTCTATAGTACTATACCAACTTGCAACCAGTCTCTCACTCCACACAATTGACAAGATTCTTTGAGCGTTATATATAGGGATTTCACTCTCCACTATGATATAGATTGAAAAGCCAATAGGCGATTACACTTACAACTATGACTCCGAAGATGCCAGCCAGCCAGTTTCCATCAACAACAAACTCACGTATACCTCCTGTAGCGCCTCTAAAGGCAAATAGGACGAGTAAAACAAGTGCTAAGCGGCGAAAAGAAAAGCCGAGTTTCTTTCCGGAGCCCGGCTGATCTGTTTTCATGTTATACAATATTTATCTCTATCTGAATAGTTCTTTTCCTGTTCAGTTTGCACACCTACCGAACGACTGTTCCAGCGGGGACGTTGTCGAGACAATAGGATTTCAACAGAGTCCATGAAAAAGGTGTCAGTCGACCCGCTCTGCAGGACGTGTCGAGTTACTGTCTTTGAGACCCGGGCTGACTAGATCGGGTATCTCATTGGTGAAGCCTGTGAAGTACTTCTCACGGGTTCAGCCTCAACGGCAAACTAGGCTGCTCTGTTTCGATTGTGATACCCTGATCACTACATCCTTACGAACGAAAACTATCGACACCAATCCATCCAGGGTATGTTAGCCAAAATCACGTAAAACACGGATCCACTTGGACCAACCATGGAGAGAAACGAATACGCAATCCTCGTGGTCATCGCCCTTGCGACGATTGTACTCGGTACCCTCACGACATCAAGGCCCTTGTGGCCGTTCTTCGTCGAAAGTACGCGCCAGTTCGTGACGACAACCGCGGCAATGGCGTGGATCACATGGTGGGCGCTCGTCGTCGGGTTCGCTATCGCTGGCGGCGTCGAGGCCTGGACGTCCGATGAAAAAGTCTCGGACCTGCTTGATGGCCACGGGCTCCGTGAGATCGGCTACGGGTCGCTGTTCGGGTTCGTCTCCTCATCGTGCTCCTATAGTGCTATCGCTACAGCGAAAAACCTCTTCAAGAAGGGGGGATCAGCGGCCGCGACCATTGGCGCGTTCATGTTCGCGTCGACGAATCTCGTTATCGAGATCGGCATCGTGATCTATCTCCTGCTGGGTTGGCAGTTCCTAGTGGCGGACCTCCTTGGTGGGTTCATGCTGATCGGACTGATGGCGTTCGGCTTTGTCTATCTCACGCCCAACGAGATCATCGAACAGGCTCGAGAGAACATCCAAGACGAGAACGGCTCGACAGTTCAAGACCCAGTCTGTGGGATGGAAATCGATCCAGAGGAGGCTGACTACTCGATTGAACACGACGGCCAGACCTACTACTTCTGCTCACAATCCTGTAAGGACAGTTTCGATCCTGAGGAAGCCAGCACGACCATCCGGGAGCAGGCAACCTCCCTCTCTGGCTGGAAAGCGCTCGCGGACAAGCAATGGTCCGAGTGGGGGATGCTTTGGGACGAAATCGCCATTGGCTTCATCTTTGCCGGCTTGATCGCCGGCTTCATCCCCGAGAGCGTCTGGACCTCGGTATTCTCAGGACCGACGTTCGGCCTGCCAGTGTACGTCTTCTGGACAGCGATCCTCGGTGCAGTCATCGGCGTCGCGACGTTTGTCTGCTCGGTTGGGAATGTCCCATTTGGCGCGGTCCTCTACGCGAACGGCCTGCCGTTCGGATCCGTGCTCTCGTACATTTATGCGGACCTCATTGTCCCGCCAATCATGGACGCCTATCGCGAGTACTACGGAACGAAGTTCGCGGCCATCCTTTCGGGGATGATCTTTTTCTCGGCTGTGCTCACGGGGTTTGTTATCCACTTCATTTTCCTCGGAGCAGGCGTCATCCCGGATCCCTCTAGTGTTCGGATCGCCGAGGTCGGCATCGAGATGAACTACAAGTTGGTCCTGAATGTACTCGCGACGATCTTCTTCCTCTTTCTCTACTGGCTCCACCGTTCGGAATCAGTCGGCGAGGAAGGCAGCCACGGTGAACACACCCATACTGCGGACTGACTGCCAGTCTCATCTCTGATCGTCTTCTATATCGGCTACTGTATCCTACGAGCGATTAACTAGTGACTGTTTCTCCGGAGCGGATACCAGCGGGAGTCCACGTGAAGACGGCTTGGGAGAATCTAGTATTACAATTATAATATATATCATTATCAGAGTATAGTAGAGAAGTTGCGAATAGATGATCGAAGCAGATCGCATGAACGAGTTAACGAGTTTCCAGCGAGACAGCCTGTGGATAATCGCCGGCCTGAGCGACCCGAATGGAGTGACAATCAGAGACGAACTCGAAGCGTATTATGACACAGCGATTCAGGCTGGGCGACTCTATCCGAATCTCGATACGCTTGTGAACAAAGGGCTAGCCCACAAGGACGAAGTAGACGGACGAACGAACGCATATACTCTGACCGATCACGGTCATCAAGTACTTGACGCCCGTTGTGAGTGGATCGGGACGTATCTCAACGGGATTGCAGACGAATGAACTGACACCGGTTGATTACCTCACGATGAGTGCCTCGGTGGTGTCATCACCGTTCAAGAGATAGTGGCGAGTGAGCACAATCTCCTTGTCGAGCTGATCGCGACGAATTCACAGGATCTGACCGAGATCACGAATGAACTCGAGGATCTGAACCTCGCTATTCACACCTCCCAGATCGTCACGAGTACGTTCAATCAGCCGTTCAATTATTTCGAGCACAGCCGGTCTCGAGCTGCCGTCTCCGACGCCTCCGAAGATGCTACGATTGAGCACGCTCCACCTGCTAATCAGGAGTGAATTTCCTTACAGCCACTGTGATTTTCGCACTAATAGTAGTAATAAGCAGAACACTAATGAAGACTAAGCACGATGCTCTTGTGCGGGAAGGGTTAGCGAGAAACCCGAAGGAAGGGTGCCTCTGACACGCCTCGCTTCCCCTCTCGCTCTGGAGAAGGGGGACGAAGCAATAGCTACTACGGGAGAGTATTACTTAAATGTCACTGGAACGGCTTCAAATTGCACTTTTCCCAGAAGAGACGTGGGAGCGTCAGTAGCGGGATCGACACGAATGTTCGACCTGGAGTACTGCTGACTCTGAAGGCGTTGATAGCGACTGAATGGTAGACAACCTTGTGCAACTCTGGCCGTGTCAAGAGGATTCGTTGCACAAGGCTGTATCTGATCACACCGTGGTGTGATATGCTCGCGAAGCCAGAATCAGAGAACCCGTTTCTACTCCCTCTACTACTACTTATTCAGGAGGAGGCTGCTCGGAGTTGCAACTAGGAACGGAGGGCGTACCCGGGATGGTTGTCGAAAGCTATGCGTCGTCTTCTTGGCTCGTTGTTAGGACATCACGTTTCCTGCAGGGGGTTGCTCGAGATCCCGATCACAACGATCGTGATAGCGGTCGGCCGCATTCTCGTCGACCACAACGAGCTTCTTGCCACGCCGTTTCGTCTGCTCGACGTCGTCTTTGCCCAGTTTCTCGAGGAAGTTCATGACACGGGCCACAGTTTGGGTGTGGGGCTTCGAGCCTTCAGCGGCGGTGATGACCTTCTTGATCGTCTGGCTATCGAGCACGAGTCCAGCCTTTCAGACGAACCCCTTGTGGGGTTGAAGCACGGTGTGTGTTGCACGAGCGTTAACCGACCGCCGGGCTTTCAGACGAACCCCTTGTGGGGTTGAAGCTTTTCCGCCGGGCGTTCATGGGCCACGACGCAACTCTTTCAGACGAACCCCTTGTGGGGTTGAAGCCCCGTGCTCATGGGGGTTCGACACCGACGACCTAGCTTTCAGACGAACCCCTTGTGGGGTTGAAGCACGGACGGAGAGAGCACCAACACCGACGCGCCGACTTTCAGACGAACCCTAGTTGGGTTGAAGCAGGCTCTCCAATTTCCGGGCCGGAAACGTACTCATGCTTTCAGACGAACCCTTTGTGGGGTTGAAGCGATGTCACAGACGGGGGAGAGATACTACGGATCCGATCACGATACGTCGAGCCACGAATCGTATTGACTACAGTATCGACGCCGGCATCACTAATAGCATAGCGACTATAGACCGTGAGCCTCCACAGAGATATCATCAGTACCGGCGTGGCTGCATCGCGGTAATAGGGGCGAGTACGAGTTCATGAGCCATGTACTGATGGGCGAGGAATTCGGCAATTTCCCGCGATGTTGGTCCAGCAGTTAGACTAAGGTCAACCTCTTTGCCATCGATAAGTGCCGGTTTTGCTCTGGTCGTCCATGCATTCTCATACTGCTGAGTGCAGACGACAAGCTGACGAGTCGTATCGTTGCACCACACTGTCTGAGTAGGGGTGCGCTCAACGCGCTGCCACTCGCCTAATTCTTCGTCCTTGGATTCGTCGCGGTGCGGAAGAATCCATCCGAGTACACGACTCATCACATCCTGGCCAGGAATTGGTATAGAGTTGAGTAAGGCCATAGTGGCCATTAGCACGGATTTGAACCCCTTGATAGTATCGGGGCCATTCTACTGAACAGAATTAATCAGAATTGGACGACTATTTGGAGCCGTGAGATCCTCCCCGCGGTAAACGATGGGTCCTCTCGCTATTGGGAGATAGTTGCGCAGCACAAATAGACTCCGTGTACTCTGTACAGAGAGTTTACCTTGTGCAACATTCGGCTTCCTCATCGTAGAAGGCCATCAATGAGGTTTTGGACATTCGTGGTGGGCAGGCGTGTGGGTTTCGTTTAGTAGTATTCGTGCCGCCAGTTGTGTACGCGCTCGCCTGTCGAATATTCGTCTCAAGGACGCGAATATCATACGATCAAGGGCCTTGTGCAACGAGTATTACTTGGACACTATAGCTGTTGCACAAGGTTGCAGAGCATCCTCTTAGAGACAGTCGACACGGTCAATATTCCACGGGAAAGGAAACTATTCCGTAGAGCAAGAACTATATCTCTCACTGTATAAGACTAAGTATGTCCAATACAGAAGCGCCAGATTCTCCACCGTCGTTCGAAGATCCATTTCGCGGTGATGACGTCGAACAACGTATCTACGGGACGATCCTGCAGACACGGAAGCCGACGACAGCAAGTGATATCGCCACACGAGTCGAGTGCGATCCAAAAACTGCCCGGAAATACTTGGGCTGGTTTGCCGATCTCGGAATCGTCACGCAGTATGACGGTCATCCGACCACATACGAGCGCAACAATGCATACTTTGAGTGGCGACGTATCAACCAGCTTGCTGCCGAACACTCCGTCGAATCACTCCAAGAGCACGTCCACCAACTAACGACGCGAATCGCTACATACGAAGAGACATACGACGCCACGACGCCGGCAACCGTCGACGCTCTCAGAGTCGCGGAGGAGAACGACGACAGGACGATCGACGATGTCTACAGCGACCTCAGTGACTGGGCGACCGCTCACGAGGAGCGAAAGCGCTACGAACGTGCTCGCCAGCAACGAGCTAGTACCGAGACCGAGCAGGCATCTGGGTAGCCATATCCATGGTTCCGCCGACAAGT
This genomic window contains:
- a CDS encoding permease, translating into MERNEYAILVVIALATIVLGTLTTSRPLWPFFVESTRQFVTTTAAMAWITWWALVVGFAIAGGVEAWTSDEKVSDLLDGHGLREIGYGSLFGFVSSSCSYSAIATAKNLFKKGGSAAATIGAFMFASTNLVIEIGIVIYLLLGWQFLVADLLGGFMLIGLMAFGFVYLTPNEIIEQARENIQDENGSTVQDPVCGMEIDPEEADYSIEHDGQTYYFCSQSCKDSFDPEEASTTIREQATSLSGWKALADKQWSEWGMLWDEIAIGFIFAGLIAGFIPESVWTSVFSGPTFGLPVYVFWTAILGAVIGVATFVCSVGNVPFGAVLYANGLPFGSVLSYIYADLIVPPIMDAYREYYGTKFAAILSGMIFFSAVLTGFVIHFIFLGAGVIPDPSSVRIAEVGIEMNYKLVLNVLATIFFLFLYWLHRSESVGEEGSHGEHTHTAD
- a CDS encoding helix-turn-helix transcriptional regulator; this encodes MNELTSFQRDSLWIIAGLSDPNGVTIRDELEAYYDTAIQAGRLYPNLDTLVNKGLAHKDEVDGRTNAYTLTDHGHQVLDARCEWIGTYLNGIADE
- a CDS encoding DUF7342 family protein, with protein sequence MSNTEAPDSPPSFEDPFRGDDVEQRIYGTILQTRKPTTASDIATRVECDPKTARKYLGWFADLGIVTQYDGHPTTYERNNAYFEWRRINQLAAEHSVESLQEHVHQLTTRIATYEETYDATTPATVDALRVAEENDDRTIDDVYSDLSDWATAHEERKRYERARQQRASTETEQASG